One Ahaetulla prasina isolate Xishuangbanna chromosome 17, ASM2864084v1, whole genome shotgun sequence genomic window carries:
- the LOC131186694 gene encoding peptidoglycan recognition protein 3-like: MVLLKTSFLILCSLSQATGCFRLITPSKWGAKVANCSQPLRDIPPEYVVIIHTAGNPCRTHADCRNEVKMIQNYHMNLKGWCDIAYSFLIGEDGYVYEGRGWRNEGSHTYGYNDLSLGIAFIGTFVERSPEDKAWKALRCFLDFSVKIGYLSPEYILLAHSDVSDMVSPGEFIRAEIAKWPNYKHSLYILNHGGQ, from the exons ATGGTCCTATTGAAGACCTCTTTTTTGATCTTATGCTCTCTGTCTCAAG CCACAGGTTGTTTCCGACTCATCACCCCTTCGAAATGGGGAGCCAAGGTGGCCAACTGCTCCCAGCCGTTGAGGGACATCCCGCCCGAGTATGTGGTCATCATCCACACGGCCGGCAACCCTTGTCGGACTCACGCCGACTGCCGCAACGAAGTCAAGATGATCCAGAACTACCACATGAACCTCAAAGGATGGTGTGACATCGCGTACAG tttCCTGATTGGTGAGGATGGATACGTGTACGAAGGACGGGGTTGGCGCAATGAAGGATCCCACACCTACGGCTACAACGACCTCTCCTTGGGGATTGCCTTCATCGGCACTTTTGTGG AACGATCCCCGGAAGACAAGGCTTGGAAAGCTCTTAGGTGCTTCCTCGATTTCTCGGTGAAAATCGGCTACCTGTCGCCCGAATACATATTGTTGGCTCACAGCGATGTCAGTGACATGGTATCTCCTGGAGAATTTATCCGGGCCGAGATTGCCAAGTGGCCAAATTACAAGCATTCCCTTTACATTTTGAATCATGGTGGACAATAA